Within Rhodothermales bacterium, the genomic segment GCAAGGCGCTCCAGCTCGGCGAGGGGCGGTACTACTACGACCCGTTTCACTACCTCCTCGTCTCGGCCGAGCTCCCCATCGTGGGCCGCGTCGTCGAGGCGTCGGAGGAGGAGCCGTACCTCGGCCTCCGGCTCGACCTCGACCCTGCCGTCGTGAGCCAGGTGATGGTGGAGGCCGGCGGCGTGCGCCCGTCCGGCGGCGCGGAGCGGCGGGCGCTCGACGTCAGCCCGCTCGACGCCGATCTCCTCGACGCCGTGCTCCGCCTCGTCCGCGCCGCCGGGTCCCCGCGTGAGGCGGCCGTCCTCGCCCCGCTCGTCGTCCGCGAGATCGTCTACCGCCTCCTCGTGGGGGACCAGGGCGACCGGCTCCGCCACATCGCCGTGCTCGGCGGTCAGAGCCACCGGATGACCGAGGCCATCCGCCGGCTCCACGCCGAGTTCGACCGGACGGTCCGGATGGAGGAGCTCGCGTCGGAGCTCGGGATGAGCGCCTCGACGTTCTACCAGCGGTTCAAGGACCTCACCGGCATGACACCGCTCCAGTTCCAGAAGGAGGTCCGGCTCCAGGAGGCGCGGCGGCTCCTCCTCGAAGGCGACCTCGACGCGGCGACGGCGGGGTACCGCGTGGGATACAACGACCCCTCCCACTTCAGCCGGGACTACAAGCGGCTCTTCGGGGACCCGCCGATCCAGGACGTGGAGCAGTTGCGGAAGGCGACGACGGGCGCCGTGCCTACCGAGTGACGGGGCTGGATGGCCAGCGTCGTGCTGAGCGACACGGTCTGCCCCCACCCAAGATCTTGAGGGAACCTCCGGAAAGGCTCCTTGCCGTGGGTATCCTGGCGCTAGTGACTACGTCCGCCAATTCGCCAACGGCATCGGGCCGCTTCCGAGGCCCCTTCAGAACGGGTCCGGCCACGTTCGCAAGGACGGCCACGTGTGCCAGGAACAGCCCCACCGCTTCTACGTGAGTAGGGGTCCCTTCTCCGAAGCCCGTCTCAGCTAACACATCCTCAGAGGAACGCCTCATGGCTCAGGTCAAGCTCGCCGTCGTCTACTACAGCACCTACGGCACCAACCACCGGATGGCCGAGGTGGCCGCCGAGGCCGCCCGCGAGGCCGGCGCCGAGGTCCGCCTCCTCAAGGTCCGCGAGACGGCGCCCCAGGAGGTCGTCGACGCGCAGGACGCGTGGAAGGCGCAGCAGGAGGCGACCTCCGACGTCCCCACCGCCACGCCCGACGACATGGTATGGGCCGACGCCTACCTCCTCAGCGCCCCGACGCGCTACGGCGGAGCCGCCAGCCAGATGCGCTCGTTCATCGACACGCTCGGGCCGGTCTGGCAGGAGGGGAAGCTGGCGAACAAGGCGTTCACGGCGATGACGAGCGCGCAGAACCCCCACGGCGGGCAGGAGACCACGCTGCAGACGCTCTACATCACGGCGATGCACTGGGGGTGCGTCCTCGTCCCGCCCGGTTACACCGACCAGGCCGTCTTCGCCTCCGGCGGCAACCCCTACGGCGTCAGCGTGACGGCCACGGGCGAACCGTTGAGCGACGATGTCAAGGCGTCGATCCGGCACCAAGCGCAGCGCGTCGTCCGCTTCGCCACCCGACTCCAGGAGTAGCATCCGCCTCGGAGGGACCACCGCCTAACCTCGCCCCGGCGTCAAGCGGGTGCGGCGGACGTGGCCTACGGGACGTCCCCTTCCGGCGGCACCGGGCGGGGGAGCCGGAGGCCCCGCCACATCGCGAGCAGGCGGAGCCCCGTCGTTACGGCGGCCGCCGCCGCGAGCCCGATCCCCGCGCCGACGCCGAGCGCCTCGGCACCCGCGTACACCCCGCCCCCGACGAGGGCCGCCGTCGCGTAGAGGTCGTGGCGGAGGACCGACGGCACCTCGCGCACGAGGACATCGCGGATCACGCCCCCGCCCGTGGCCGTGAGCCCGGCCATGAGGACGACGCCGATCGGGCCGAGCCCGTACGCCGCCCCCTTCGAAGCGCCCATGGCCGCGAACACGCCGAGGCCGACGGCGTCGGCGAACTGGACGGCCGGGCGGAGCCGGGTGAGGGCCGTCGCAGCCCCCGCGGCGAGCGCGCCGCCGGCGAGGCAAACCACGAGGTACCGCTCGTCGACGAGGGCGGCCGGAGGCGTGGCCCCGAGCACCACGTCGCGGACGAGCCCGCCCCCGACGCCCGTCGCCACGGCGAGGACCAGGACGCCGAGGAGGTCGAGCCGGTGCTGGACGCCACGGAGCGCGCCCGCCGCGGCGAACACGAACGTGCCGGCGAAGTCGAGGGCGGTGAGCATGGGGGTAGCGGGTTGCGAAGGGGGACGACGGGGCCGGTGTAGGCCCGCCGTACGTTGTCGCTCAGGTGGCACACGCGCCGTCTGCGCAGCCGTCAGCGCCCGTCGCTTCAGCGGACGGTACGGGACCCTCACGCCGCTCGGCCCACGCCTCCTCCAGCACCTGGAGGAACGCCGAGGCGGGCTGCGCGCCCTGGACGGCGAACCGGCCGTCGAAGACGAACGTAGGGACGGCGCGGATGCCGAGGCGCTGCGCTTCGGCGATCTCGGCGCGCACCTCGTCTTCGCCGTCGCCCACCCCGAGGTAGACGAGGGCGTCGTCGCGGTCGAGCCCGACGGCCTCGGCGAGGTCGGCCAGCACGGTGTGGTCGGCGACGTTGAGGCCGCGCGTGAAGTGCGCCTCGAAGAGCTTGTCGGCGAGGGCGCGTTGCACGTCCGGCCCGCCCCGCTCCAGCGCGAAGCGGAGCAGCCGGTGCGCCGTGAGGGTGTTGACGGCGAGGGCGTCGTCGAAGCGGAGATCGAGGCCGTCCTCCCGGGCCGTCGCCGCCGTTTGGCGGAGCGTGGCGTCGAGGCGGGGGCCGAACTTCTTCCGCAGCGACTCCGTCAGCGGGCGCGGCGTCTCCGGCAGCGTCGGGTCGAGCTGGTAGGAGCGGAAGACGACCTCGACATCTTCAGTGTGGGGGAAGGCGGCGAGGGCGCGGGCGAACCGACGCTCGCCGACGTAGCACCAGGGGCAGGCGACGTCGGAGTAGATCTCTACGGTCATGGTAACAGGGGCGTCGGAAGTCAGTCGGTGGTGGCGAGGCGGAGCACGGTGCCCCACGGGTCGGCGACGCGGCCCACGGGATCGATGGGATGCCCTGCGGCGGTGAGGCTCTCGGCGGCCGCCGCGACGTCGTCGTCGGTCGGGAGGACGAGCGTCCAGTCGAGCAGCCGCACGTCGTCGTTCCCGGCCTGCGGCGCGCCTGCGGCCCACGTGTTCGTGCCCAGATGGTGGTGGTAGCCGCCGGCGGAGAGGAAGAGGGCGCCGGGGTAGCCCCAGACGACCTGGTCGAGGCCGAGCGCCTCGTGGTAGAACGCGGCGGCGCGGTTGAGGTCGCCCACGTGGAGGTGGACGTGTCCGACGACCGTGCCGGTCGGTGCGCCGTCCCACGGCGCTTCGCCGCCGGCCCGAAGGAGATCCTGCACGTCGAGCGGCTCCGTCGCCATGGCGATCTCTTGGCCCCAGCGCTCCCACGCGCTGCGGGGGCGGTCGGCGTAAACCTCGATCCCGAGACCGTCGGGGTCGGAGAGGTAGACGGCCTCACTCACGAGGTGGTCCGACATCCCGGGCCGGACGCCCCCCTTAGCGAGGTGCCGCAGGAAGCGGGCGAGGGAGGCCCGACCGGGGAGGAGGAGGGCGACGTGGAACAGGCCGAGGCGCCCGCGCCGGGACACGGGCCGCGCCCCGGGGCGCTCGACGAGCTCGATGAGGGGGCGATCGGCGCCGAGGGTGGCGGTGGCCCCGGAGCGGTCGAGCACACGAAGGCCGAGCACGCCCTCGTAGAAGGCGAGCGAGCGGTCGAGGTCGGTGACTTGGAGGCGGACGCGGCCGGGCCGCGTCGCCGCCGGAAGCCGGTAACCGGGTGGGGCGATGCCGGTGTCGGGGCGGGCGTCAGAAACGGGGTAGGCCATGGCATTCGGGGGGCGGTTCTGGAGGTCGGCCTCAGCCCGGGAGGTCGTCGGCGACGGCGTCGGCGAGCGGGGTGGTCGGGCGGCCGATGATCCGGCGGAGGTCGCCGCTCTCGACGCGGAGGGCGCCCTGCGCGATGGCCTCGTCGAAGTCCCGCAGGAGGGCGGCTACGTCGTCGGGCAGTCCGAAGCCGACGAGCGCCCGCTCGTACTCCTCGGGGGGCACGTCGCGGTAGACCACCTCGGTGCCGCTCTGGCGCGTGATCTCCTCGGCCATTTCGGACATCGTGAAGGCGTCGTCGCCGCCGAGCTCGTAGACGGCGCCCTCGTGGCCGTCGGACGTGAGTACGACGGCGGCGGCCTCCGCGTAGTCGTCCCGGGTGGCGGCGCTCACGCGGCCCTCGCCGGCGCTGCCGAGGATGGCCCCCTGCTGGAGCGTCTGCGCGAGCGTGCCCGTGTAGTTCTCCGTGTACCACCCGTTGCGGAGGAGGGCGAACGGGAGCCCGGACGCGCGGATCGCCGCCTCCGTCTCGCGGTGCTCGGCGGCGAGCATCAACGGGCTCGTGTCGGCGTGGGCGACGCTGGTGTAGACGAGGAGGCCTACCCCGGCGCCCTTCGCGGCCTCGATGACGTTCCGGTGCTGCGCTGTGCGCTTGCCGACGTCGGAGGCGGAGATGAGGAGGAGGCGGTCCACGCCGTCGAAGGCGGGGCCGAGCGTCTCGGGCCGGGTGTAGTCGGCCTCGCGGACGACGACGCCCCGCGCGGCGAGGTCGGCGGCCTTCTCGGGGCTCCGCACGGCGGCGATGATCCCGGAGGGCTCGGCGCCCCGGCGGATGAGGTGGTCGATGACGAGGCGGCCTAGGCGGCCGGTGGCTCCGGTGATGGCGATCATGGCGGTGGGGGTCTGGTACTGAGGTAACGTGCTGGAAGGCGGTGGGAACCGAGGATACAGGGCCGGGAGCGGGAAGGCCCCCGGCCCCACGCATCACCTCAGGACTGAGTCACGGCCTCGACGTCGAGGACGAGCTGGACTTGGTTGCCGACGGCGGGGATCCCGCCCGGCAGCTCGCTGCCCCAGTCGATCCCGAAGTCGCGGCGGTCGATCGTCGTCGTGGCGTGGAAGCCGACGCGCTGGCCGTTCTCGATCGGGATCGGCCCGGCGGCCTCCACGTCGAAGACGACCTCCTCCGTGGTGCCCTTGATCGTGAGGTCACCGATGAGCCGGAAGCCGTTCTGCCCCGTCGGCTGTACGCCCGTCGTCGTGAACGTCATCGTCGGGTACGTCTCGGCCTCGAAGAAGTCGGCCGAGCGGAGGTGGTCATCGCGCTGCTGGACGTCGGTGTCGATGCTGTTCGTCTGCACGCTCACGTCGGCCCGCGTGGCGGCGACGTCGTTGGGGTCGTAGGTGATCGTCCCGGTGAACTCGTCGAACTCGCCCTCGACGAAGGCGATGCCCATGTGGCGGATGCGGAAGCCGACCGTGGTGTGGGCCGGGTCGATCTGGTAGGTCGCCGCCGTAGCAGTTGCGGCTGTAGCGGTCACGGCCGCAGTCGGGGCCGGTTCAGGCGTCGTGGCAACCGGGGTCGTCTGCGCGAGGGGGAGCAGGCCGACGATGAAGGCGAGGAGGAGGGTTTTCATGGCGCGTGGGGTCGTTGGTGGTCAGGGTTGGGGAGGTAGGGTGACGGCATCAGCGCGTGCGACGGCGGCCGTCGAGGCTCC encodes:
- a CDS encoding SDR family oxidoreductase codes for the protein MIAITGATGRLGRLVIDHLIRRGAEPSGIIAAVRSPEKAADLAARGVVVREADYTRPETLGPAFDGVDRLLLISASDVGKRTAQHRNVIEAAKGAGVGLLVYTSVAHADTSPLMLAAEHRETEAAIRASGLPFALLRNGWYTENYTGTLAQTLQQGAILGSAGEGRVSAATRDDYAEAAAVVLTSDGHEGAVYELGGDDAFTMSEMAEEITRQSGTEVVYRDVPPEEYERALVGFGLPDDVAALLRDFDEAIAQGALRVESGDLRRIIGRPTTPLADAVADDLPG
- a CDS encoding AraC family transcriptional regulator: MDVIRPPASDRSPASGRPTTDRDAPSRDTTRARADRAELAERIVRMLPEDGRAEPVPGLFVVRASRPSAPFYGVFRPCFCVIAQGGKALQLGEGRYYYDPFHYLLVSAELPIVGRVVEASEEEPYLGLRLDLDPAVVSQVMVEAGGVRPSGGAERRALDVSPLDADLLDAVLRLVRAAGSPREAAVLAPLVVREIVYRLLVGDQGDRLRHIAVLGGQSHRMTEAIRRLHAEFDRTVRMEELASELGMSASTFYQRFKDLTGMTPLQFQKEVRLQEARRLLLEGDLDAATAGYRVGYNDPSHFSRDYKRLFGDPPIQDVEQLRKATTGAVPTE
- a CDS encoding DsbA family oxidoreductase, yielding MTVEIYSDVACPWCYVGERRFARALAAFPHTEDVEVVFRSYQLDPTLPETPRPLTESLRKKFGPRLDATLRQTAATAREDGLDLRFDDALAVNTLTAHRLLRFALERGGPDVQRALADKLFEAHFTRGLNVADHTVLADLAEAVGLDRDDALVYLGVGDGEDEVRAEIAEAQRLGIRAVPTFVFDGRFAVQGAQPASAFLQVLEEAWAERREGPVPSAEATGADGCADGACAT
- a CDS encoding YceI family protein, with product MKTLLLAFIVGLLPLAQTTPVATTPEPAPTAAVTATAATATAATYQIDPAHTTVGFRIRHMGIAFVEGEFDEFTGTITYDPNDVAATRADVSVQTNSIDTDVQQRDDHLRSADFFEAETYPTMTFTTTGVQPTGQNGFRLIGDLTIKGTTEEVVFDVEAAGPIPIENGQRVGFHATTTIDRRDFGIDWGSELPGGIPAVGNQVQLVLDVEAVTQS
- the wrbA gene encoding NAD(P)H:quinone oxidoreductase, with the protein product MAQVKLAVVYYSTYGTNHRMAEVAAEAAREAGAEVRLLKVRETAPQEVVDAQDAWKAQQEATSDVPTATPDDMVWADAYLLSAPTRYGGAASQMRSFIDTLGPVWQEGKLANKAFTAMTSAQNPHGGQETTLQTLYITAMHWGCVLVPPGYTDQAVFASGGNPYGVSVTATGEPLSDDVKASIRHQAQRVVRFATRLQE
- a CDS encoding VOC family protein, which translates into the protein MAYPVSDARPDTGIAPPGYRLPAATRPGRVRLQVTDLDRSLAFYEGVLGLRVLDRSGATATLGADRPLIELVERPGARPVSRRGRLGLFHVALLLPGRASLARFLRHLAKGGVRPGMSDHLVSEAVYLSDPDGLGIEVYADRPRSAWERWGQEIAMATEPLDVQDLLRAGGEAPWDGAPTGTVVGHVHLHVGDLNRAAAFYHEALGLDQVVWGYPGALFLSAGGYHHHLGTNTWAAGAPQAGNDDVRLLDWTLVLPTDDDVAAAAESLTAAGHPIDPVGRVADPWGTVLRLATTD
- a CDS encoding trimeric intracellular cation channel family protein — encoded protein: MLTALDFAGTFVFAAAGALRGVQHRLDLLGVLVLAVATGVGGGLVRDVVLGATPPAALVDERYLVVCLAGGALAAGAATALTRLRPAVQFADAVGLGVFAAMGASKGAAYGLGPIGVVLMAGLTATGGGVIRDVLVREVPSVLRHDLYATAALVGGGVYAGAEALGVGAGIGLAAAAAVTTGLRLLAMWRGLRLPRPVPPEGDVP